The DNA window CGAAGCCACCGGCCGACATTCTCGGACATCTATCTCGCATCCTTCATACATAAACGCCATTCTTGTATACACGAATGTTGACGTCGTGTACGAAAGATGACAATCTACATACTACCGGCGAAGCTCGGCTATGGGAAGCGATGTCCAGCGGCTGCAGAATGCGGTGTCTTCGAAAGGGAGGAGAATGGCATGCCCGAAGCTTCTTTCTTCACCGACATGCTGCAAAGCATTACCGATCACGGAAGGCAGCTGCTGTTTTCCGGCTCCCGTAACACCCAGGCCGCCGCCAAGGCCGATCTCCACACTCTCTGTGAAATGCTGCTTTCGAGCCGCGGTGAAGCATCCGGCATGGCGCTTGCGGCCGAGATTCTCGATCGCTGGGAAGCGCTCGACAGCGTCGGCGCCCAGGCATTCCTCCAGATGCTTCACGAAGGGTTCGGGCCTGATGTGAGCAAGCTCGACCAGGCGATTGAACGCTACCGCACCGACAAGAGTTCGACCGCCGTCATTGCGCTCCACCAGGCAGCCGAGCCCCGGCGACAGGAACTCCTGCGCCGATTGAACCACGCGCCAAACGGGACGGCCAAGCTCGTCCGCATGCGTCAACAGCTGCTCGCTTCCCAAGACCGATCCGAAGCCTACCGCGCGCTGGATGCCGATTTCACGCATCTGTTCGGCTCCTGGTTCAATCGCGGCTTTCTGACGCTGCGGCCCATCGACTGGTCAACGCCGGCAAACATCCTCGAAAAGATCATCCAATACGAGGCCGTGCACGAGATCGCCAGCTGGGAGGAGTTGCGCCGTCGCTTGGCGCCGGCCGACCGTCGATGCTTTGCCTTCTTCCATCCCCGACTGGCCGACGAGCCGCTGGTGTTCGTCGAGGTGGCGCTCACCCGATCCGTGCCGAAGGCGATTGCCGATGTACTCGACGAGGAGAGGGAGCAGATCAATGCCGACGAGGCGACGACGGCCGTCTTCTATTCGATCTCCAATTGCCAGGATGGCTTGCGTGGCATCTCGTTCGGCAACTTCCTGATCAAGCAGGTCGTGGAAGATCTGCGCAAGGACCTGCCCGGCCTGAAGAATTTCGTCACGCTGTCGCCCGCCCCCGGCTTTGCCCGCTGGCTTGCCAAGGCACGCGCCGTGGGTGCCGACAGCGTCCTGTCTGAAGCCGCCCGCAAAACACTGGCCTTGCTCGACGATCCGAACTGGCCCGACAGCGAGAAGGGCGCGGCCGAAGTGGAGCGCTTGTTGCTGCCGCTTGCGGCGCGCTACTTCCTGACCGAACGGACGCCGGAGGGCCGTCCTGTCGATCCCGTCGCCCGCTTCCATCTCGGCAACGGCGCTCGGCTTGAACGCGTGAATTTTCTCGGCGACCGCTCGCCCAAGGCAATCCAGCAGGCGCACGGCCTGATGGTCAACTACCTCTACAAGCTCGATGACATCGTGGCCAATCACGAAGCGCTGGCGCAGCGGGGCGAAGTGATTGCCTCGCCGGCCGTCAAAAGCCTGCTCAGCCAGAAGGACGAAAGCCGCCGTGGCGGCAATGGCCAGCAAGGTTCTCGAGCATTCGTGCAACTGATGAATTCCACGCTCGGAGGAGGGCGAAAGTGAGCAACCATCTTTTCGATGCCATGCGGGCTGCCGCGCCTGGGGACGCAGCGTTCATTCGGCTCGGCAGCGGGCGCACATGGACTTATGAGGATGCCTTCGCCCTTTCCGGCCGCATTGCCAGCGCGATGGATGCGCTCGGCATTCGCCCCGGCGACCGGGTTGCCGTGCAGGTCGAGAAGAGCGCCGAGGCATTGATCCTCTATCTCGCCTGCCTTCGAAGCGGTGCGGTCTATCTGCCGCTCAACACCGCCTATACGCTGGCTGAGCTCGATTATTTCATCGGCGATGCGGAGCCGCGTCTGGTGGTCGTCGCCTCGGCCGCTCGCGAAGGCGTGGAAACGATCGTCAAGCGCCACCGCGCGATCGTCGAAACGCTCGATGCCGACGGCAGCGGCTCGCTGCTCGATCTTGCGCGCGACGAGCCGGCCGACTTTGTCGATGCCTCGCGCTCCGCCGATGATCTGGCTGCGATCCTCTATACCTCGGGAACGACGGGACGTTCCAAGGGGGCGATGCTCACCCATGGCAATCTGCTTTCGAACGCGCTAACCTTGCGGGACTACTGGCGCGTCACGTCAGACGACCGGCTGATCCATGCGCTGCCGATCTTCCACACACACGGGCTCTTCGTCGCCACCAACGTCACGCTGCTCGCCGGCGCCTCGATGTTCCTGCTGTCGAAATTCGACGCTGACGAAGTCGTTTCGCTGATGCCGCAGGCAACGATGCTGATGGGCGTGCCGACCTTCTATGTGCGCCTCCTGCAAAGCCCCGGCTTCGACAGGCAGGCGGCGGCCAACATCCGCCTCTTCATCTCCGGCTCGGCGCCGCTGCTGGCAGAGACGCATAACGCCTTCCAGGCGCGGACCGGCCATGCGATTCTTGAGCGCTACGGCATGACGGAAACCAATATGAACACATCGAACCCCTATGAGGGGAAACGGCTTGCCGGAACGGTCGGCTTCCCGCTGCCTGATGTGACGGTGCGCGTCACAGACCCGGCCACCGGACAGGTGCTGCCGCCTGAAGAAACCGGCATGATCGAGATCAAGGGGCCGAACGTCTTCAAGGGCTATTGGCGCATGCCGGAGAAGACCGCGGCCGAATTCACCGCCGACGGGTTCTTCATCAGCGGCGATCTCGGCAAGATCGACCGGGACGGCTATGTCCATATCGTCGGCCGCGGCAAGGATCTCGTGATTTCAGGCGGATACAACATCTATCCGAAGGAGGTCGAGAGCGAGATCGACCAGATCGAGGGCGTGGTTGAGAGCGCTGTCATCGGCCTGCCTCATCCCGATTTCGGAGAAGGCGTAACCGCCGTCGTCGTGCGCAAACCTGGCGCCGTCCTGGATGAAAAAAGCATCGTCGGCGCGCTCCAAGACCGTCTCGCGCGCTACAAGCAACCCAAACGCATCATCTTCGCCGAGGACTTGCCGCGCAACACGATGGGCAAGGTTCAGAAGAACATCCTGCGGCAGCAATACGCCGATCTTTACACCAGGACGTAAGGCGATCGCCTCTGGGAGGAGGGTGCGTCGGCATTCGCATAATCTTGCAAACAGCAACTACGGCGCTGGAGGCGTCGGAGGGAGGGGAATCATGGGTATTGAAATACTGGCCATAGGCATGCTGGTCGCCATGTTCGTCGTTGCGACGATCCAGCCGATCAACATGGGAGCGCTCGCTTTTGCTGGCGCCTTCGTGCTCGGCTCCATGACCATCGGGATGAAGACCGGCGATATTTTCGCCGGCTTCCCGAGCGATCTGTTCCTGACGCTCGTCGCCGTCACCTACCTCTTCGCCATCGCGCAGATCAACGGCACTATCGACTGGCTGGTCGAATGCGCGGTTCGCATTGTGCGTGGACGAATAGGCTTGATCCCCTGGGTGATGTTCCTCGTCGCCGCCGTCATTACCGGTTTCGGTGCGCTTGGGCCTGCCGCCGTCGCCATTCTCGCGCCTGTCGCGCTAAGTTTTGCCATCCAGTACCGCATTCACCCGGTCATGATGGGCCTGATGGTGATCCACGGCGCGCAGGCAGGCGGCTTTTCGCCGATCAGCATCTATGGCGGCATCACCAATCAGATCGTTGCGAAGGCCGGTCTGCCTTTCGCACCGACGTCGTTGTTTCTCTCGAGCTTTTTCTTCAACCTGGCGATCGCAGTGCTGGTCTTCTTCGCCTTCGGCGGCGCAAAGGTCATGAAGCACGTTCCCGCAACATCGCTCGGCCCCTTGCCCGAATTGCATCCCGAAGGCGTATCGGCTTCGATCAGAGGTCACGGCGGCACGCCGGCAAAGCCGATCAGGGAGCATGCCTACGGTACGGCGGCAGATACCGCTGCGACGCTGCGTCTGAACAATGAGAGAATCACCACCCTGATCGGGCTGACGGCGCTCGGCATCGGCGCCCTGGTTTTCAAGTTCAATGTCGGCCTTGTCGCCATGACCGTCGCCGTTGCGCTGGCGCTGCTGTCGCCGAAAACGCAGAAAGCGGCAATCGACAAGGTCAGCTGGTCGACCGTGCTTTTGATCGCCGGCATTATCACCTATGTCGGCGTCATGGAGAAGGCCGGCACGGTCGACTACGTCGCGCACGGCATATCCAGTCTCGGCATGCCGCTGCTGGTAGCGCTTCTGCTTTGCTTCACCGGCGCCATTGTCTCGGCCTTTGCATCCTCGACCGCGCTGCTCGGCGCAATCATCCCCCTTGCCGTTCCGTTCCTGCTGCAAGGACATGTCAGCGCCGTCGGCGTGGTCGCGGCCATCGCCATATCGACAACAATCGTCGATACCAGCCCATTCTCCACGAATGGCGCGCTTGTCGTCGCCAACGCGCCGGATGACAGGCGCGAGCAGGTTCTGCGGCAGTTGCTGATCTACAGCGCGTTGATTGCCATCATCGGCCCGATCGTCGCCTGGCTGGTGTTCGTCGTGCCGGGACTGGTTTGACGACGGGCCGCCGGACCCATCGCTTTCTGCCGCAGTCCATCGCCTGCGGCGGTCAAGGTGCGGGCGAGGGCATTCCAAGTTCAACGCCAGTACCCGAAGGAGTCGAGCGGTTATTCAACGTTCGCCGAAGATTAAACACGCTAAGGTTGAAGTAATGGTTGGCACGGGCGCTCGAGAACACTGATATCGGCATGCAATTGGAGGTGATCACCAGTCTTGGGATATGAATGTGCGAATCCCGTTGCATTTGTGAACTTAACACTATTCATTATCCGAAGACGTTTCATCTCGTATGTTGAAAATCGATCATGGTTGAATCGGCCGACGTCGCATCGCTTTTGACGGATTTGATTTACGGAAGCCTCTTCGGAGAGTGTAGCTGGCAGGATTTTCTCGACCGTCTTGCGCATACCTCGCCCGGCGGCAAGGCTGCACTCCACTACCACGATCTGGCCTCGTCCGTTGCCCATGTTCCTTTCATGTCGGGCTTCTCTCAGTCCGAGATCGATCAGTTCCGCAGCCACTTTGCCTCGGTCAATCCCTGGATCCCACGACTGGGCCTCGTGCCCGTCGGCCAAGGCTTATGTGGTGACGAGATCTTTCCGCGCGAGCAGCTCATCAGATCGGAGTTTTACAACGACTGGCTGAAGCGGCAGACCGGATGCGAGACGAGCATTGGCGTTTCCATCATTCGCGAGGAAAGCCGAACCTTCATCCTGTCGACGTCCACATCGTCGGCGGACGCCGATCTGAACAAGGAAGCGGCCAAGCTTTACACGCAGCTCGCGCCGCATCTGAAGAGGGCCTTCGACTTCATCCGCAAGCGCGATCTGTTCGCGCCGCACCAACATGAAACGCAGACCCTGCTCGATAGCATCGGGGTCGGATTGATCTACGTCTCGGAGCAGGGGAAAGCCCGCCGCTGGAATAAAAGCGCAGAGGCCTTGATGGCGGCCGGCCTGCCTGTGCAGATCGCCGCGGACGGCAAATTCCGGCTCCAATGCGAGAAGTCGTTGGCGGTTCTCGAATTCCTGACATCCAGAAATGGGGTGCAGACAACACCGCACACCGCGATCGTCAAGGGCAGCAACCAGGACAATTATCGCATCACCCTCGTCCGGCTTCGGTCCGATGCATTCACGGAGTTCGTGGAGGGGCCGACCGTGGCGGTGATCGTCGAGCCGACCGTGGCCAGCCCGCTCTATGAGCGGCGAGATTTGCTGATGCAGCTTTATAAACTGACAGCAACGGAAATCCGCATCGCCTCGAGCATTGCATCGGGCCAATCCGCAAGGGAAGTGGCCATAGCCGACGACATCAGCTACGAAACGGTTAGAACGCACCTCAGGAACATCTATTCGAAGCTCGGGGTCAATTCGCGGGTCGGGCTGGTGTCGCTGCTGATGCGCTGAATGGAATCGGCCGGTTGGAACGGGACCCGTATTGCGCGCATTCGCCTCTGAGATGTGGCTCCGCCAGGACGTTGACCTCGACATTTAGTCCTTCCAGGTTGACGTGGCCCACGCTGTCATAAAAATTTCATGTCGCACCTATTGCGAGTTTCGGCAAAGTAATCGACTATTTTTATCAGGAAACAAGATTTCCTGAAGCAAACGAAAGGAAACTGATTGGATTATTTCTTCTGACGATCATACTCGTGGCAGGCTTCATGGCCTTTGCCTTGACCGCGGGAAGAGCAACCGCTCAGACCACCGCAAACACCCGGCGCAGCTCAGGCGATGGCGGAGTTGAGTTCGAGGCCTCTGATGGCGGAGGGTGCGACGGCGGTGATGGAGGTGGCGGGGACGGTGGAGGAGGAGACTAGTTCAAACGGAAATCGATGGAATGCCCGACCGCCTCAAGGCGGTTTTTTGTTGTCCGAATTCCACTCCTTACCATGCCGGCAAACAGGCCGGAATGTCAGAGGCTCTCGCCGTCGCGATCGTCTGCGCAATGTCGCTCGCCGTGTGCAAATGGGGAGAGCCGCCGGTCCGCAGCGTCTTGCGACGGCTCCTCGACCGACTTGGCAACGCGCGGCCGGTTTTCGGGCGAAGGAGTCCCAGGCTTAGGTGCAGTTGATGGGAGAGAGCCGGTTGGCGATCGTGCCGGGATATGTTCCCGACTCGGCCTTTGACTCAGTGCACACCATCCGTTCTTTTCGGGATCGACCGGGCATCGTTGCACTGCCGCTGATGCATAATGGCCGCCTTCAGGCAGAAGGCGGCCATTGCGGCTTTGCAGGTTCAGGCCTTCAGGCGCTCAAGCGCGCGCCGGCAGCAGGGGATAACCGGCCATGACGGCGCGGCCGAGGAGGGCGGCGACGA is part of the Rhizobium bangladeshense genome and encodes:
- a CDS encoding malonate--CoA ligase, which translates into the protein MSNHLFDAMRAAAPGDAAFIRLGSGRTWTYEDAFALSGRIASAMDALGIRPGDRVAVQVEKSAEALILYLACLRSGAVYLPLNTAYTLAELDYFIGDAEPRLVVVASAAREGVETIVKRHRAIVETLDADGSGSLLDLARDEPADFVDASRSADDLAAILYTSGTTGRSKGAMLTHGNLLSNALTLRDYWRVTSDDRLIHALPIFHTHGLFVATNVTLLAGASMFLLSKFDADEVVSLMPQATMLMGVPTFYVRLLQSPGFDRQAAANIRLFISGSAPLLAETHNAFQARTGHAILERYGMTETNMNTSNPYEGKRLAGTVGFPLPDVTVRVTDPATGQVLPPEETGMIEIKGPNVFKGYWRMPEKTAAEFTADGFFISGDLGKIDRDGYVHIVGRGKDLVISGGYNIYPKEVESEIDQIEGVVESAVIGLPHPDFGEGVTAVVVRKPGAVLDEKSIVGALQDRLARYKQPKRIIFAEDLPRNTMGKVQKNILRQQYADLYTRT
- a CDS encoding helix-turn-helix transcriptional regulator — translated: MVESADVASLLTDLIYGSLFGECSWQDFLDRLAHTSPGGKAALHYHDLASSVAHVPFMSGFSQSEIDQFRSHFASVNPWIPRLGLVPVGQGLCGDEIFPREQLIRSEFYNDWLKRQTGCETSIGVSIIREESRTFILSTSTSSADADLNKEAAKLYTQLAPHLKRAFDFIRKRDLFAPHQHETQTLLDSIGVGLIYVSEQGKARRWNKSAEALMAAGLPVQIAADGKFRLQCEKSLAVLEFLTSRNGVQTTPHTAIVKGSNQDNYRITLVRLRSDAFTEFVEGPTVAVIVEPTVASPLYERRDLLMQLYKLTATEIRIASSIASGQSAREVAIADDISYETVRTHLRNIYSKLGVNSRVGLVSLLMR
- a CDS encoding malonyl-CoA decarboxylase codes for the protein MPEASFFTDMLQSITDHGRQLLFSGSRNTQAAAKADLHTLCEMLLSSRGEASGMALAAEILDRWEALDSVGAQAFLQMLHEGFGPDVSKLDQAIERYRTDKSSTAVIALHQAAEPRRQELLRRLNHAPNGTAKLVRMRQQLLASQDRSEAYRALDADFTHLFGSWFNRGFLTLRPIDWSTPANILEKIIQYEAVHEIASWEELRRRLAPADRRCFAFFHPRLADEPLVFVEVALTRSVPKAIADVLDEEREQINADEATTAVFYSISNCQDGLRGISFGNFLIKQVVEDLRKDLPGLKNFVTLSPAPGFARWLAKARAVGADSVLSEAARKTLALLDDPNWPDSEKGAAEVERLLLPLAARYFLTERTPEGRPVDPVARFHLGNGARLERVNFLGDRSPKAIQQAHGLMVNYLYKLDDIVANHEALAQRGEVIASPAVKSLLSQKDESRRGGNGQQGSRAFVQLMNSTLGGGRK
- a CDS encoding SLC13 family permease, whose translation is MGIEILAIGMLVAMFVVATIQPINMGALAFAGAFVLGSMTIGMKTGDIFAGFPSDLFLTLVAVTYLFAIAQINGTIDWLVECAVRIVRGRIGLIPWVMFLVAAVITGFGALGPAAVAILAPVALSFAIQYRIHPVMMGLMVIHGAQAGGFSPISIYGGITNQIVAKAGLPFAPTSLFLSSFFFNLAIAVLVFFAFGGAKVMKHVPATSLGPLPELHPEGVSASIRGHGGTPAKPIREHAYGTAADTAATLRLNNERITTLIGLTALGIGALVFKFNVGLVAMTVAVALALLSPKTQKAAIDKVSWSTVLLIAGIITYVGVMEKAGTVDYVAHGISSLGMPLLVALLLCFTGAIVSAFASSTALLGAIIPLAVPFLLQGHVSAVGVVAAIAISTTIVDTSPFSTNGALVVANAPDDRREQVLRQLLIYSALIAIIGPIVAWLVFVVPGLV